From Ictalurus punctatus breed USDA103 chromosome 26, Coco_2.0, whole genome shotgun sequence:
TAAAGGTAGATAAGGTTATAATCAAGACTGAGAGAAAATTGTGTTAAAATATTGTATTGGTTTTGTCTTTGCAGTACAAAAGCTACAGAATCTGGGATGAAAATGACAGCACCTTACCATTTATCTTCAATGATATCATGGGGCTACAAGATACCAGGACATCTGGAATCCACACCGGTGACATCATTAATGCTATGCTGGGCCACGTGAGAGAGAACTGTAAGGTATGGTTAATatgttatttaatacaaatacacatttcatacatacacacttccTGCCTGTCCAAATATATTTCTGCCTTTCCAATTATATTCCTGCATGCCCAATATAAATTCCTACCTATATTATTTATTCCTGCTTGTCCAAGTATATTCATGACTGTCAAAGAATattgtgtaataaaaaataattgtgtatttttcagtttaatcCTGAGTGTCCTTTACAAGATGGTGCTCCATGGTACGTTAACGCCCCCACTCTGAATGATAAAGTTCACTGTCTGGTGAGCGTTGTATCAGCACAAACTGTCCCTGTCATGTATGACGCTGTCAACGATAGCATTAAGAATGTCCGGGAACAGGCCAGGGACTTTGGTGAGTAACACGAGTAAAAGTCTCAGCTTTACTATTAATCATTGCTATCCATTGTCTTTTACACGAGGCAAGTAAAGAATAGTTTTTCATAAACAAGACGTAAAGATAAATCTAATGTAAATATAAGATCTCAGTTTTTAAGGTAAAAATCAAAGTGAAGGGGAAAACTTAAGGAAATTTACTTTAAAGTTTGTATGAGCATATGTGActaagcaaaataaaaacatgcaggaGTCACCCAATGTCTCCTCATTGGTTTGTATAATCAAGAATATAATATTCAGCATTAATCCTTGGTAGCTGTAAGAAAATCATTCTCTCTGCATGACAGGTATCCCTCAAGTCCTGATCTTGACACATATTGATGAGTGCTGTCCACTGGTTAAGGAAAACTTGAAAAAAGTCTACTTCAGCAAGAAAATTAAGGAAAAGGTTGGTCATATAATACTTCCTGCTTTATTACATAAGTTGGTTTTTTAACTGTCGAATCCCCTTGGGCGGTAACGGTTTAATCCACAACGTTGTAAGATCATCATTACCCAGTTTTCACGTTGTGCCTATGGGCAGAGTTTCGCTACAGACCTCAAGGCttaaatgataaaatgtaaTCCTTTTGTCCTTGGTCttctttaccccccccccccccccattcagaTGTACGAATGCCGCGACAGAGTGGGAATCCCGATGAACTGCATCTTTCCTGTGAAAAACTACCATGAAGAGTCAGACACCAATAATGACACTGACGTCCTGGTTCTGTTGGCCCTGAGGAAAATCCTAAACTCTGCTAATGATTATGTGAGAGAGCTGTAACTCTCGCCCCTCTTTCAGCTTGTAGACTGGTCCAAATAAAAGTTGAACAATACTATATGTTTAGTAAATCATGTAACCTTAGTAATGCTTAGTTGAATTTGAAAAATGTGGTCGTCCtcacatataaataaacatgatttcCTGTTAAACCTgttacaaattaaaataaagtgtttgtgtgtgtgtctttaagtctctcttattatttttttaattatcatttttCTGCAAGTGTGCGTTTTGTTTTAAACCCTGAACTGACATCGTCACAATGTTTCTTGGCAATACAGATAAAAGattcattttaaagaaagaaatcaacttgaatattctgaaatattttgtaaacaCAGTATGGTTCATCAGCCACGTATTAGTCATTCAAAAATACATGTTTACGTATGTATATCACATTTTTGGAGATTTATTCCCAAAAGCTTCAGATTAAGCTGGCTCCAATTTAAACTAACTATTCACCACACACGACAAATACTGTATCTAGCCATTTTATCTTGTAATATTATAAGTGTAAAAATTCATAGTTTAATTTAAACTAGTAAATATACCGTTTTTCTGCTAGTCAGAATCCGAATTAAGGACatcatgtgaggggtgtactcacttttgtgagatactgtgtactCTCTCATCTGTGCAACCCGAGCTCAGTTTGTACAGGAAGCAAGCATACAGCCGTTATACAGGAAGTGATCTCCTAAAATGGGTATGAGAGCTAAGTCACTCATTCAGCAGTCATGTTATTCATGTGAGAGCCTTTTCAATCTGGTTCTTCTCGAAGGTTTCTTCCTGATGTCGTCTCAGGGGGTTTTCCTTGCCACTTTCACCTCTGAAATTGCTCGCTAAGGGATTGATTTAAAACttgaatttaaatgtaaagttcAAAGCCAGAtctctgtaaagttgctttgtgacaacgCCCATGACTCTTCAGGTAATCTTCAAGGTTGTGCATTGTTGAATTCAAGGGCGTAATTCATTGGGGGTGTCTAACCCATCCTATATTTAGAACATAGTTTTAagattacatttacagtttgcattcacgtgatttctgagtgatagaagctcccacagcatggggaaattgCAGGGTGCTGTGGACAtcctgtctccatttcttacagactgagctgctaaaatatatcaatgaacttgcgttgagtatgggtgcaaccaagtgtacaattttccttaacaaacggaaatatattaaaaagtaataGACAgcaataaatagaatagatgaagaaaagacagatccgttggcagggtacattaaagggggacatatagaaaatattttgtactgtatatttttttggggggcagATTgatttttcctcaacattgggaGGAAACGAACCCCCCGCCACAAAGAATGTGTGGTTATGCCCAAGGCTGAATTTGAAGGAGATCGACTATTTAATCAGCATTGTGTGAGGAATAGAGTACCTCAGGAAAATAATAAGCTaagtgggtatgtgtgtgtgtgtgtttgtgcgagagagagagagagagagagagtcagggctGGTTACcaagtgaaagtgaaagcacAGAATGATTCCCTACTTTGTGTAATGGTTATACTGAGCTCAGACTTGGTAAGTACCATTTTGACCACTTTTGCTCTTTGATTAAGAAGAAGACATGTTTTAGGTTAGACTGGGTATCAGCCTTGTGATCCATTACACCATGCTGGATTTATTAAAATTGTGTTGATGTACTTTAGCCTGTGAGGAAGATCAGCTTCAGAGGAAGAAAATCGAACAAAATGGGTGGAGAGAATTCAACACCGACGCCTCCAGAAGGTCAGATCACTTTGCTGGAACCATTCAACAGCTGTTCTACAGGATGTTCTAAAAGTCTCCATAATTAACACTTTTAAGCAAAGTGTAACTTTATCTgcaaaacatcctctacatgatcGATATttcttgtaaacacacacagagtcgtcTCTTCCGCTTGTGACGAGCTTGTTCTAACACATCTGGAGTTATTTATGTAATCGCATATCCATTCTCAACCTTCCTGATCCAGGCACGAGGATggtttcaatacgttcttcttttgtcaaggGCGATGTTAAAGTCTATCTCAAGGAAGAAAAAACGACCTataactaagtatgaaaaattctggaagacatttttctaaaaaaagTGTTCATCTCCCCTAAGTATGGAGACATTTGAGACATCCTggtttactgtatatttgtttgcagtcttgCTAAAACATAACACTAGGGGTTGCATAGCGATGCCTCGCTATATCTGTATCGCCATCAGTTTAGCACTGCAGAAATTCCAGATGTGGCCGAATCCTACCACTGGatcaccaaaaaataaaaaaaaaataaaaaaaagaacttcaGGGAAACATTTACAATTAATTTACAAATGACAgcaatgaaagtaaataataacTCCTTAACCGGTACAGTTCTTCACTAGAGTTCATACATGGTCTTAACCAGACCAAGGCTTTGTGGACCTTATTGTTAATCTTTCTATCTGATACAGGCTAGAAGTTTAAACCACCGTGACCTTGACCAGGTCATTAATAAGGAGTTGATGTACATGATCATTCTGTGTTTTGTGAACTTCATACTTGATGTTTTTGGGAGTTGGGAGGAAACACTTCAAGACACAGGGAGAACGAGTTAAGTTCTGAatgatctttttatttacagacTTTGAAGAATCAGACTTTGATGAATCATGGAGAAACGTGGACTGGAAGTAAGTAATTGATTTTtgagtgttttgtttagtttaaatcgggctttatatttaatgaatctacacaaaataggcTGATATTATGGAGGTAAAGTGGAGGGAAAATCTGTAtagttacagaaaaaaaattgtgattgcATACAGTACATCATCCTTCTTGGTGtaaacccctaaattagttaTGGTCAGAAGTTACATAATTGGTTTAATGGAGTTGACCTGTGTgcaatttaaatgtcatgtgatctcaatataaatatgttCCTGGAAGGCCCAGAGCTTATTATAGAACAAACCATAATgaagacaaatatatatatatatatatatatcaatactaaagttctggaaaagtatcgCAATCTTCATCCCATGGAGCAACATGAAATCTACTGTTAAAAGTGTAAAGGATATGGTACCATCACGACACGTCCCCCCAAGATCAGTGACCAGAtaaagaggggattagtcaaagaaaacacaaagatgCAATACTCAAGAAAGACCCAAGGCTAAGTTGGCTGAACTGGACACTACACAAAGCTGGGTTTTTATGGATGTGTAGTGATAAGAAAGCCATtattgaaaaaaacaataagaagTGTAGGAGGCAATGTGGGAAAATgatctctggtctgatgagaccaaaacaaTTTGTCCTGGTGAAAAGTGCTATGTGTGGTAGAAATCCACCTCTGCTCATCACCTATGATCCTGTaactggttcaccggttgtcctg
This genomic window contains:
- the LOC108258403 gene encoding interferon-induced protein 44-like isoform X2, which encodes MVLLFLGRDQLEADLRELTIHHAEITHLRILVHGAVGAGKSSFINSANSVFQHRVTDRAGEAASASKSYTKQYKSYRIWDENDSTLPFIFNDIMGLQDTRTSGIHTGDIINAMLGHVRENCKFNPECPLQDGAPWYVNAPTLNDKVHCLVSVVSAQTVPVMYDAVNDSIKNVREQARDFGIPQVLILTHIDECCPLVKENLKKVYFSKKIKEKMYECRDRVGIPMNCIFPVKNYHEESDTNNDTDVLVLLALRKILNSANDYVREL
- the LOC108258403 gene encoding interferon-induced protein 44-like isoform X1, which produces MGGKKSTPKPPEDFDKPWRNVDWDGRDQLEADLRELTIHHAEITHLRILVHGAVGAGKSSFINSANSVFQHRVTDRAGEAASASKSYTKQYKSYRIWDENDSTLPFIFNDIMGLQDTRTSGIHTGDIINAMLGHVRENCKFNPECPLQDGAPWYVNAPTLNDKVHCLVSVVSAQTVPVMYDAVNDSIKNVREQARDFGIPQVLILTHIDECCPLVKENLKKVYFSKKIKEKMYECRDRVGIPMNCIFPVKNYHEESDTNNDTDVLVLLALRKILNSANDYVREL